In the Sarcophilus harrisii chromosome 1, mSarHar1.11, whole genome shotgun sequence genome, one interval contains:
- the MEF2B gene encoding myocyte-specific enhancer factor 2B isoform X1, with amino-acid sequence MGRKKIQISRILDQRNRQVTFTKRKFGLMKKAYELSVLCDCEIALIIFNSANRLFQYASTDMDRVLLKYTEYSEPHESRTNTDILETLKRKGLGLESQELELDEGLVEPGEKLRRLGGDGADIALVRPKFYSATPALPSPDLAYGAVPPPGSGPEPCGLGEATPGQGRPSPFRPAASKAGPPAGRSPGPLPPVGLGPQLFSPGSLPRALANKTPPPLYLAADGRRPDLPSNLTGPRAGLGATRTLYGSLQNPSPISAPGSGGLSSHGLGAFPFLSSSQADYGHGDPPPHPGLLQPMALVPWQPPRGDRSPGSQSHLSVRPGSAPGPGEETPAAPGSSPPALSIKSERVSPGVAPPSERPPSRDGFPKSYPYPAAGLARPGQPLRRLHVADGWPR; translated from the exons atgggaagaaaaaaaatccagatctCCAGAATTCTAGATCAACGGAACCGTCAG GTAACTTTCACCAAGCGGAAGTTCGGGCTGATGAAGAAGGCCTATGAGCTGAGTGTTCTCTGTGACTGCGAGATTGCCCTCATCATCTTCAACAGCGCCAACCGCCTGTTCCAGTACGCCAGCACCGATATGGACCGAGTACTGCTCAAGTACACGGAGTACAGTGAGCCCCACGAGAGCCGCACCAACACAGACATCCTCGAG ACACTGAAGCGGAAGGGGCTTGGCTTAGAGAGCCAGGAGCTGGAGCTGGACGAGGGCCTGGTGGAGCCAGGAGAGAAGCTACGGCGTCTTGGGGGGGATGGAGCTGATATAGCCCTGGTTCGACCCAAGTTTTAT TCGGCGACTCCTGCTCTGCCCAGCCCTGACCTGGCCTATGGGGCAGTACCTCCCCCAGGGTCTGGGCCTGAGCCATGTGGGCTAGGTGAGGCTACCCCCGGCCAGGGCCGGCCGTCCCCCTTCCGTCCTGCTGCATCCAAGGCTGGTCCCCCAGCAGGCCGTTCCCCGGGGCCGCTGCCCCCAG TAGGTCTAGGCCCCCAGCTTTTCTCCCCAGGCAGCCTTCCCCGGGCACTGGCCAACAAGACCCCTCCCCCTCTATATCTGGCAGCTGATGGACGGAGGCCAGATCTGCCTAGTAACCTGACAGGGCCCAGGGCAGGCCTGGGTGCCACG AGAACTCTCTACGGAAGCCTCCAGAATCCCAGCCCCATCTCAGCCCCTGGCAGTGGTGGTCTCTCCAGTCATGGACTGGGggcctttcccttcctttcctcaagCCAGGCAG ACTATGGTCATGGAGACCCTCCCCCTCACCCGGGCCTCCTCCAGCCCATGGCCCTGGTCCCTTGGCAGCCCCCAAGGGGGGACAGGTCCCCCGGCTCCCAGTCACACCTTAG TGTCCGCCCCGGCTCCGCCCCCGGGCCCGGCGAGGAGACTCCGGCGGCCCCGGGAAGCTCTCCGCCGGCGCTCAGCATCAAGTCCGAGCGCGTGTCCCCGGGAGTTGCGCCCCCCTCGGAGCGCCCACCGTCCCGGGACGGCTTCCCCAAGAGCTACCCCTACCCCGCAGCGGGGCTGGCCCGGCCCGGCCAGCCCCTCCGACGGCTCCACGTGGCCGACGGCTGGCCCAGATAG
- the MEF2B gene encoding myocyte-specific enhancer factor 2B isoform X2 — MGRKKIQISRILDQRNRQVTFTKRKFGLMKKAYELSVLCDCEIALIIFNSANRLFQYASTDMDRVLLKYTEYSEPHESRTNTDILETLKRKGLGLESQELELDEGLVEPGEKLRRLGGDGADIALVRPKFYSATPALPSPDLAYGAVPPPGSGPEPCGLGEATPGQGRPSPFRPAASKAGPPAGRSPGPLPPGLGPQLFSPGSLPRALANKTPPPLYLAADGRRPDLPSNLTGPRAGLGATRTLYGSLQNPSPISAPGSGGLSSHGLGAFPFLSSSQADYGHGDPPPHPGLLQPMALVPWQPPRGDRSPGSQSHLSVRPGSAPGPGEETPAAPGSSPPALSIKSERVSPGVAPPSERPPSRDGFPKSYPYPAAGLARPGQPLRRLHVADGWPR, encoded by the exons atgggaagaaaaaaaatccagatctCCAGAATTCTAGATCAACGGAACCGTCAG GTAACTTTCACCAAGCGGAAGTTCGGGCTGATGAAGAAGGCCTATGAGCTGAGTGTTCTCTGTGACTGCGAGATTGCCCTCATCATCTTCAACAGCGCCAACCGCCTGTTCCAGTACGCCAGCACCGATATGGACCGAGTACTGCTCAAGTACACGGAGTACAGTGAGCCCCACGAGAGCCGCACCAACACAGACATCCTCGAG ACACTGAAGCGGAAGGGGCTTGGCTTAGAGAGCCAGGAGCTGGAGCTGGACGAGGGCCTGGTGGAGCCAGGAGAGAAGCTACGGCGTCTTGGGGGGGATGGAGCTGATATAGCCCTGGTTCGACCCAAGTTTTAT TCGGCGACTCCTGCTCTGCCCAGCCCTGACCTGGCCTATGGGGCAGTACCTCCCCCAGGGTCTGGGCCTGAGCCATGTGGGCTAGGTGAGGCTACCCCCGGCCAGGGCCGGCCGTCCCCCTTCCGTCCTGCTGCATCCAAGGCTGGTCCCCCAGCAGGCCGTTCCCCGGGGCCGCTGCCCCCAG GTCTAGGCCCCCAGCTTTTCTCCCCAGGCAGCCTTCCCCGGGCACTGGCCAACAAGACCCCTCCCCCTCTATATCTGGCAGCTGATGGACGGAGGCCAGATCTGCCTAGTAACCTGACAGGGCCCAGGGCAGGCCTGGGTGCCACG AGAACTCTCTACGGAAGCCTCCAGAATCCCAGCCCCATCTCAGCCCCTGGCAGTGGTGGTCTCTCCAGTCATGGACTGGGggcctttcccttcctttcctcaagCCAGGCAG ACTATGGTCATGGAGACCCTCCCCCTCACCCGGGCCTCCTCCAGCCCATGGCCCTGGTCCCTTGGCAGCCCCCAAGGGGGGACAGGTCCCCCGGCTCCCAGTCACACCTTAG TGTCCGCCCCGGCTCCGCCCCCGGGCCCGGCGAGGAGACTCCGGCGGCCCCGGGAAGCTCTCCGCCGGCGCTCAGCATCAAGTCCGAGCGCGTGTCCCCGGGAGTTGCGCCCCCCTCGGAGCGCCCACCGTCCCGGGACGGCTTCCCCAAGAGCTACCCCTACCCCGCAGCGGGGCTGGCCCGGCCCGGCCAGCCCCTCCGACGGCTCCACGTGGCCGACGGCTGGCCCAGATAG